In one window of Corynebacterium mycetoides DNA:
- a CDS encoding phosphatidylinositol mannoside acyltransferase: MTAAAYIAAWKIIGRLPGRVADTLFSLGADWASDKGKGMEMLRRNLARVVGVENVDQDLVRASVRSYARYWKEAFRLPTLAGDPEVVERIREGIEGLEHLERAYGQGKGVILALPHSGNWDMAGMWLVQNYGTFATVAERLKPESLFDAFVRYRESLGFEVLPLTGGREAPYERLREVLESGGIVCLMGERDLTSSGVPVMFFGEETTMPAGPAKLAIDTGAALLPVHSWFEGTDRDPAWGLKAESPIEVTDVAETTQRLADRFAANIAEHPADWHMLQPMWPVDKPKRSRRRELR; encoded by the coding sequence ATGACCGCTGCGGCGTACATCGCCGCCTGGAAAATTATCGGCCGCCTGCCGGGGCGCGTGGCCGATACCCTCTTTAGCCTGGGCGCGGACTGGGCGTCGGACAAAGGCAAGGGCATGGAGATGCTGCGGCGCAACCTCGCGCGCGTGGTGGGCGTGGAAAACGTCGACCAGGACCTCGTCCGGGCATCGGTACGCTCGTACGCACGGTACTGGAAGGAGGCGTTCCGGCTGCCGACACTCGCCGGGGACCCGGAGGTTGTCGAACGGATCCGGGAGGGCATCGAGGGCTTGGAGCACCTCGAGCGCGCGTACGGGCAGGGCAAGGGCGTAATCCTGGCGTTGCCGCACTCGGGCAACTGGGACATGGCGGGCATGTGGCTGGTGCAGAACTACGGCACCTTCGCCACCGTCGCGGAGCGCCTCAAGCCCGAGTCCCTGTTCGACGCGTTCGTGCGCTACCGGGAATCCCTGGGTTTCGAGGTCCTGCCCCTGACCGGCGGGCGGGAGGCGCCGTACGAGCGGCTGCGCGAGGTGCTGGAATCGGGCGGGATCGTCTGCCTGATGGGTGAGCGCGACCTGACCTCGTCCGGGGTGCCGGTGATGTTTTTCGGGGAGGAGACCACGATGCCGGCGGGCCCCGCAAAACTTGCGATTGATACCGGCGCCGCGCTTTTGCCCGTGCATTCCTGGTTCGAGGGCACGGACCGGGACCCGGCGTGGGGGCTGAAGGCCGAATCCCCCATCGAGGTGACGGACGTGGCGGAGACCACGCAGCGATTGGCCGACCGCTTCGCCGCCAACATCGCCGAGCATCCCGCAGACTGGCACATGCTGCAGCCGATGTGGCCGGTGGATAAGCCGAAGCGCTCCCGCCGCCGGGAGCTGCGGTGA
- the pgsA gene encoding phosphatidylinositol phosphate synthase, with protein MLSVHGREPAAVVVEPVARGLLRAGLTPNVTTLVGTVATVLVSVVLIPLDHLVWAALLSAFFAAFDMVDGTMARLGGGGTAFGATLDASCDRITDGALFGAIALWFIYVDGAPSVTVAVTLAVLVLAQVTSYIKARGEAGGLRIVGGLIERPERLIAACVGLVLEGAGVSGALAGAMWVLLVGSGITVVQRLVLAARDPHAHDRMAPPEGAPR; from the coding sequence ATGCTTAGTGTGCACGGCCGCGAACCGGCGGCGGTAGTAGTGGAGCCCGTCGCGCGGGGTCTCCTGCGCGCGGGGTTGACCCCCAATGTGACGACGTTGGTGGGCACCGTGGCGACGGTCCTCGTGTCCGTGGTGCTCATCCCGCTCGACCACCTGGTGTGGGCGGCGCTGCTATCGGCGTTTTTCGCGGCGTTCGACATGGTCGACGGCACGATGGCGCGGCTGGGCGGCGGGGGAACGGCGTTCGGGGCGACGCTGGACGCGAGCTGCGACCGGATCACCGACGGAGCGCTCTTCGGCGCCATCGCGCTGTGGTTCATCTACGTCGACGGCGCCCCGTCGGTGACCGTCGCGGTGACGCTGGCGGTGCTGGTGCTCGCGCAGGTGACCAGCTACATCAAGGCCCGCGGCGAAGCCGGGGGGCTGCGTATCGTCGGCGGGCTTATCGAGCGCCCCGAGCGGCTCATCGCCGCCTGCGTGGGTTTGGTGCTGGAGGGTGCTGGCGTGTCCGGCGCGCTGGCTGGGGCGATGTGGGTTCTCCTGGTGGGATCCGGCATCACCGTGGTCCAGCGCCTGGTGCTTGCCGCCCGTGATCCCCACGCCCACGACCGCATGGCGCCCCCGGAAGGAGCGCCGCGGTGA
- a CDS encoding HIT family protein: MQRAGDNGEPHVDSGVGTPDRLERLWAPYRSSYITEAVDGDRFQDPFVAAPQGSDEDGLIVARGETVYALLNLYPYNSGHLMVVPYRKVAELENLTDQESRELMEFAQKAVRTLKAVSHPEAINVGLNLGKASGGSVGDHLHLHVVPRWAGDANFMTVIGGAKVLPQLLKDTRKLLADAWPGTPENGGGTDA; the protein is encoded by the coding sequence TTGCAGCGCGCAGGGGATAACGGCGAGCCGCACGTGGACTCCGGCGTAGGCACCCCGGACCGTCTGGAGAGGCTGTGGGCGCCCTACCGGTCGTCGTACATCACCGAGGCCGTGGACGGCGACCGCTTCCAGGACCCGTTCGTGGCCGCGCCGCAGGGCAGTGACGAGGACGGGTTGATCGTCGCCCGCGGTGAGACGGTGTACGCCCTGCTCAACCTCTACCCCTACAACTCCGGCCACCTCATGGTCGTGCCGTACCGCAAGGTCGCGGAACTGGAGAACCTCACGGATCAGGAGTCGCGCGAGCTCATGGAGTTCGCGCAGAAGGCGGTCCGCACCCTCAAAGCCGTCTCGCACCCGGAGGCGATCAACGTCGGGCTCAACCTGGGCAAGGCCTCGGGCGGGTCCGTCGGTGACCACCTGCACCTGCACGTTGTGCCGCGCTGGGCGGGCGACGCCAACTTCATGACGGTCATCGGGGGTGCCAAGGTCCTGCCGCAGCTGCTCAAGGACACGCGGAAATTGCTTGCCGACGCCTGGCCCGGCACCCCGGAAAACGGAGGAGGCACCGATGCTTAG
- the thrS gene encoding threonine--tRNA ligase translates to MSHPESSEQTAVELAPFTVPAGTAVGAAMKDLGFPNKGDDAVVCVQDETGQLKDLSHVPDADATFMPVAANTELGRSVIRHSAAHVLAQAVQAEFPGTKLGIGPAINDGFYYDFDVAEPFTPEDLVTLEKRMKKIIKQGQKFVRGVYASAEEAAEDLKDEPYKLELINDKGNVDPNSDEATEVGAGELTHYDNVNPRTGDVEWHDLCRGPHVPTTKYIPAFALTRSSAAYWRGDQNNAGLQRIYGTAWESKERLDEHLHMLREAEKRDHRRLGNEMDLFSFPDELGSGLPVFHPDGGIVRLAMEDHSRRRHLEAGYSFVNTPHVTKGTLFSKSGHLDWYADGMFPPMKLDGETDEDGNVVKQPQDYYVKPMNCPMHNLIFDSRGRSYRELPLRLFEFGTVYRYEKSGVIHGLTRARGFTQDDAHIYCTEDQLETELTSVLEFIISLLQDYGLDDFYLELSTKDPDKYIGNDEIWERSTSILQSVAEKSGLELVPDPAGAAFYGPKISVQARDAIGRTWQMSTVQLDFNLPERFDLTYTASDGTKKRPVMIHRALFGSIERFFGVLLEHYAGAFPAWLAPHQVVGIPVADDFAPHLDAVTQRLRARGIRAEVDHSDDRMQKKIRNHTTSKVPFMLLAGARDVEADAVSFRFLDGSQINGVPVAEAVDIISAWVDEHINEQPSEESVAARRG, encoded by the coding sequence ATGTCACACCCCGAGTCCAGCGAACAGACCGCCGTAGAACTGGCGCCCTTCACCGTGCCCGCCGGCACCGCCGTCGGCGCCGCGATGAAGGACCTCGGATTCCCCAACAAGGGCGATGACGCCGTCGTGTGCGTCCAGGACGAAACCGGCCAGCTCAAAGACCTCTCGCACGTGCCCGACGCCGACGCCACCTTCATGCCGGTTGCCGCCAACACCGAGCTCGGACGCTCCGTCATCCGCCACTCCGCGGCGCACGTCCTCGCCCAGGCCGTGCAGGCGGAGTTCCCGGGTACCAAGCTGGGCATCGGCCCCGCGATTAACGACGGTTTCTACTACGATTTCGACGTCGCGGAGCCGTTCACCCCGGAGGATCTGGTCACGCTGGAAAAGCGGATGAAGAAGATCATCAAGCAGGGCCAGAAGTTCGTCCGCGGCGTCTACGCTTCCGCCGAGGAGGCGGCCGAGGACCTCAAAGACGAGCCCTACAAGCTCGAGCTGATCAACGACAAGGGAAATGTCGACCCGAACTCGGACGAGGCTACCGAAGTTGGGGCGGGGGAGCTGACGCACTACGACAACGTCAACCCGCGCACCGGGGACGTCGAATGGCACGACCTGTGCCGCGGCCCCCACGTGCCCACGACCAAGTACATCCCGGCGTTCGCGCTCACGCGCTCGTCGGCGGCCTACTGGCGCGGGGACCAGAACAACGCCGGCCTGCAGCGCATCTACGGCACCGCCTGGGAATCCAAGGAGCGTCTCGACGAGCACCTCCACATGCTCCGCGAGGCCGAGAAGCGCGACCACCGCCGCCTGGGCAACGAGATGGACCTGTTCTCCTTCCCCGACGAGCTCGGCTCGGGCCTGCCGGTGTTCCACCCGGACGGCGGCATCGTCCGCCTCGCCATGGAGGACCACTCGCGCCGCCGCCACCTCGAGGCCGGCTACTCCTTCGTCAACACCCCGCACGTGACCAAGGGGACGCTGTTTTCCAAGTCGGGCCACCTGGACTGGTACGCGGACGGCATGTTCCCCCCGATGAAGCTCGACGGGGAAACCGACGAGGACGGCAACGTGGTTAAGCAGCCGCAGGACTACTACGTCAAGCCGATGAACTGCCCGATGCACAACCTCATCTTCGATTCTCGCGGGCGCTCCTACCGCGAGCTGCCACTGCGGCTGTTCGAGTTCGGCACCGTCTACCGCTACGAAAAGTCGGGTGTGATCCACGGCCTGACCCGCGCCCGCGGATTCACCCAGGACGACGCCCACATCTACTGCACCGAGGACCAGCTCGAGACCGAGCTGACCAGTGTGCTCGAGTTCATCATTTCCCTCCTGCAGGACTACGGCCTGGACGACTTCTACCTGGAGCTGTCCACCAAGGACCCGGACAAGTACATCGGCAACGACGAGATCTGGGAGCGCTCAACCTCCATCCTGCAGTCGGTGGCGGAGAAGTCCGGCCTCGAGCTCGTGCCGGATCCGGCGGGAGCGGCGTTCTACGGGCCGAAGATTTCGGTGCAGGCGCGCGACGCCATCGGCCGCACGTGGCAGATGTCCACCGTGCAGCTCGACTTCAACCTGCCCGAGCGCTTCGACCTGACCTACACCGCCTCCGACGGCACAAAGAAGCGTCCGGTGATGATTCACCGCGCCCTCTTCGGCTCCATCGAGCGCTTCTTCGGCGTTCTCCTCGAGCACTACGCGGGTGCGTTCCCGGCGTGGCTCGCCCCGCACCAGGTGGTGGGCATCCCCGTCGCGGACGACTTCGCCCCCCACCTCGACGCGGTGACCCAGCGGCTGCGTGCCCGCGGGATCCGCGCGGAGGTGGACCACTCGGATGACCGGATGCAGAAGAAGATCCGCAACCACACCACGTCCAAGGTTCCGTTCATGCTGCTCGCCGGCGCGCGCGACGTGGAGGCGGACGCGGTGAGCTTCCGCTTCCTCGACGGCAGCCAGATCAACGGGGTGCCCGTGGCTGAGGCGGTGGACATCATCAGCGCATGGGTGGACGAGCACATCAACGAGCAGCCGAGCGAGGAATCCGTTGCAGCGCGCAGGGGATAA